In Archocentrus centrarchus isolate MPI-CPG fArcCen1 chromosome 22, fArcCen1, whole genome shotgun sequence, one DNA window encodes the following:
- the numb gene encoding protein numb homolog isoform X5 has protein sequence MNKLRQSFRRKKDVYVPESSRPHQWQTDEEAVRTGKCSFAVKYLGHVEVEESRGMHICEDAVKRLKTAGKKPVRAVLWVSADGLRVVDDKTKDLILDQTIEKVSFCAPDRNFERAFSYICRDGTTRRWICHCFMAIKDSGERLSHAVGCAFAACLERKQKREKECGVTATFDTNRTTFTREGSFRVTTATEAAEREEVMRQLQDAKKAETDTKVAGNSTASVTNSSVHQAASSPSPSSSPPLSVATLGPQAIPRRHAPAEALARQGSFRGFPALSQKTSPFKRQLSLRMNELPSTMQRKSDFPIKNTVPEVEGEGDSISSLCTQITSAFSGPPEDPFSSAPMPKPASSPQSPVAPGGDWATPTPVIVVPPTSSPAISSHKRTPSEADRWLEEVSKSVRAPQPNPIIAAALPPSQPFINPVPMPVASVPSVPPVAFVPSIPPAVPVVPPRQPAFHTQAPASHPMANGLPFPQPSVPVFGITPSQMVANVFGSAAQTQPFPAPVSTTPQHDGQPAGNISPFIKPPQSTMVNPAPLQPSNGSVPFNGADSWAAPSQIAPSSPSTQPPPQQQEDAFEAQWAALESRSRQRTTPSPTNPFSTELQKTFEIQL, from the exons ATGAATAAGCTTCGGCAGAGCTTCCGCCGGAAGAAAGACGTTTACGTGCCGGAGTCGAGTCGGCCGCACCAGTGGCAGACAGACGAAGAGGCGGTCCGCACCGGCAAATGCAGCTTTGCAGTCAAG TACCTGGGACATGTGGAGGTGGAGGAATCCAGAGGCATGCACATCTGTGAAGATGCAGTAAAGCGGTTGAAGACG GCTGGGAAAAAGCCAGTACGAGCTGTGTTGTGGGTGTCGGCAGATGGTCTTCGTGTTGTAGACGACAAAACAAAG gacctGATTCTGGACCAAACAATAGAGAAGGTGTCCTTCTGCGCTCCAGACAGGAACTTTGAGCGGGCATTCTCTTACATCTGCAGGGATGGCACCACACGACGCTGGATCTGCCACTGTTTTATGGCCATTAAAGACTCA GGAGAGCGTCTCAGCCATGCTGTGGGTTGTGCGTTCGCTGCTTGTCTCGAACGAAAACAGAAACGGGAAAAGGAGTGTGGGGTCACGGCAACCTTTGACACTAACAGAACCACTTTCACTCGCGAGGGCTCCTTTCGTGTTACTACAGCAACAGAGGCAGCAGAGCGGGAAGAAGTCATGAGGCAGCTACAAGATGCTAAAAAAG CGGAGACTGACACAAAGGTTGCTGGGAACTCGACCGCCAGTGTGACGAACTCGTCAGTCCACCAGGCGGCCAGCTCGCCGTCCCCTTCGTCGTCCCCGCCTCTGTCGGTGGCCACACTGGGACCTCAGGCGATACCCCGCAGACACGCACCGGCTGAGGCTCTTGCCAGGCAGGGCTCTTTCAGAGGCTTCCCGGCACTCAGTCAGAAGACATCTCCCTTCAAACGACAGCTGTCACTGCGCATGAATGAGCTGCCCTCCACCATGCAGCGCAAGTCTGACTTCCCCATCAAAAACACAG TCCCTGAGGTAGAAGGAGAAGGTGACAGCATCAGCTCGCTGTGTACCCAGATCACCTCGGCCTTCAGTGGACCGCCAGAGGATCCCTTCTCCTCAGCTCCGATGCCTAAACCGGCTTCATCCCCACAGTCTCCTGTAGCACCGG GAGGTGACTGGGCGACACCTACCCCGGTGATTGTAGTCCCCCCCACATCTTCTCCAGCCATTTCCTCCCACAAACGCACACCTTCAGAAGCAGACCGGTGGTTAGAAGAAGTCTCCAAATCTGTCCGAGCCCCGCAGCCCAATCCAATCATAGCTGCAGCCTTGCCTCCCTCCCAGCCGTTCATTAATCCTGTGCCGATGCCCGTGGCTTCTGTACCTTCTGTTCCCCCAGTGGCCTTCGTGCCCTCTATACCCCCTGCTGTGCCCGTGGTACCCCCTCGCCAGCCTGCCTTCCACACtcaggctccagcctcccacCCAATGGCTAATGGGCTGCCCTTTCCTCAGCCCAGTGTTCCTGTGTTTGGCATCACTCCTTCACAGATGGTGGCTAATGTGTTTGGCTCAGCCGCACAAACGCAGCCATTCCCCGCACCAGTCTCCACGACACCCCAGCACGATGGTCAGCCGGCCGGTAACATCAGCCCGTTCATCAAACCACCGCAGTCCACCATGGTAAACCCCGCTCCCCTGCAGCCATCCAATGGCAGTGTGCCCTTTAATGGGGCGGACAGCTGGGCTGCTCCATCTCAAATCGCTCCATCCTCCCCATCCACGCAGCCACCCCCACAGCAACAAGAAGATGCCTTTGAGGCCCAGTGGGCAGCCCTGGAGAGCCGCTCGCGCCAACGCACCACACCCTCCCCCACAAATCCATTCTCTACTGAGCTACAGAAAACCTTTGAGATCCAGCTCTGA
- the numb gene encoding protein numb homolog isoform X1: MNKLRQSFRRKKDVYVPESSRPHQWQTDEEAVRTGKCSFAVKYLGHVEVEESRGMHICEDAVKRLKTDRKFFKGFFAKAGKKPVRAVLWVSADGLRVVDDKTKDLILDQTIEKVSFCAPDRNFERAFSYICRDGTTRRWICHCFMAIKDSGERLSHAVGCAFAACLERKQKREKECGVTATFDTNRTTFTREGSFRVTTATEAAEREEVMRQLQDAKKAETDTKVAGNSTASVTNSSVHQAASSPSPSSSPPLSVATLGPQAIPRRHAPAEALARQGSFRGFPALSQKTSPFKRQLSLRMNELPSTMQRKSDFPIKNTVPEVEGEGDSISSLCTQITSAFSGPPEDPFSSAPMPKPASSPQSPVAPVNGTTPAFSAAATANPSVLPPALPTRETNPWAKSPAGATASAQTGGDWATPTPVIVVPPTSSPAISSHKRTPSEADRWLEEVSKSVRAPQPNPIIAAALPPSQPFINPVPMPVASVPSVPPVAFVPSIPPAVPVVPPRQPAFHTQAPASHPMANGLPFPQPSVPVFGITPSQMVANVFGSAAQTQPFPAPVSTTPQHDGQPAGNISPFIKPPQSTMVNPAPLQPSNGSVPFNGADSWAAPSQIAPSSPSTQPPPQQQEDAFEAQWAALESRSRQRTTPSPTNPFSTELQKTFEIQL, from the exons ATGAATAAGCTTCGGCAGAGCTTCCGCCGGAAGAAAGACGTTTACGTGCCGGAGTCGAGTCGGCCGCACCAGTGGCAGACAGACGAAGAGGCGGTCCGCACCGGCAAATGCAGCTTTGCAGTCAAG TACCTGGGACATGTGGAGGTGGAGGAATCCAGAGGCATGCACATCTGTGAAGATGCAGTAAAGCGGTTGAAGACG GACAGGAAATTCTTCAAAGGATTCTTTGCAAAA GCTGGGAAAAAGCCAGTACGAGCTGTGTTGTGGGTGTCGGCAGATGGTCTTCGTGTTGTAGACGACAAAACAAAG gacctGATTCTGGACCAAACAATAGAGAAGGTGTCCTTCTGCGCTCCAGACAGGAACTTTGAGCGGGCATTCTCTTACATCTGCAGGGATGGCACCACACGACGCTGGATCTGCCACTGTTTTATGGCCATTAAAGACTCA GGAGAGCGTCTCAGCCATGCTGTGGGTTGTGCGTTCGCTGCTTGTCTCGAACGAAAACAGAAACGGGAAAAGGAGTGTGGGGTCACGGCAACCTTTGACACTAACAGAACCACTTTCACTCGCGAGGGCTCCTTTCGTGTTACTACAGCAACAGAGGCAGCAGAGCGGGAAGAAGTCATGAGGCAGCTACAAGATGCTAAAAAAG CGGAGACTGACACAAAGGTTGCTGGGAACTCGACCGCCAGTGTGACGAACTCGTCAGTCCACCAGGCGGCCAGCTCGCCGTCCCCTTCGTCGTCCCCGCCTCTGTCGGTGGCCACACTGGGACCTCAGGCGATACCCCGCAGACACGCACCGGCTGAGGCTCTTGCCAGGCAGGGCTCTTTCAGAGGCTTCCCGGCACTCAGTCAGAAGACATCTCCCTTCAAACGACAGCTGTCACTGCGCATGAATGAGCTGCCCTCCACCATGCAGCGCAAGTCTGACTTCCCCATCAAAAACACAG TCCCTGAGGTAGAAGGAGAAGGTGACAGCATCAGCTCGCTGTGTACCCAGATCACCTCGGCCTTCAGTGGACCGCCAGAGGATCCCTTCTCCTCAGCTCCGATGCCTAAACCGGCTTCATCCCCACAGTCTCCTGTAGCACCGG TGAATGGCACAACTCCTGccttctctgctgctgctactgctaaCCCCTCAGTTCTACCCCCTGCTCTGCCCACTCGAGAAACTAACCCATGGGCCAAGAGCCCAGCAGGTGCAACAGCCTCGGCACAGACAG GAGGTGACTGGGCGACACCTACCCCGGTGATTGTAGTCCCCCCCACATCTTCTCCAGCCATTTCCTCCCACAAACGCACACCTTCAGAAGCAGACCGGTGGTTAGAAGAAGTCTCCAAATCTGTCCGAGCCCCGCAGCCCAATCCAATCATAGCTGCAGCCTTGCCTCCCTCCCAGCCGTTCATTAATCCTGTGCCGATGCCCGTGGCTTCTGTACCTTCTGTTCCCCCAGTGGCCTTCGTGCCCTCTATACCCCCTGCTGTGCCCGTGGTACCCCCTCGCCAGCCTGCCTTCCACACtcaggctccagcctcccacCCAATGGCTAATGGGCTGCCCTTTCCTCAGCCCAGTGTTCCTGTGTTTGGCATCACTCCTTCACAGATGGTGGCTAATGTGTTTGGCTCAGCCGCACAAACGCAGCCATTCCCCGCACCAGTCTCCACGACACCCCAGCACGATGGTCAGCCGGCCGGTAACATCAGCCCGTTCATCAAACCACCGCAGTCCACCATGGTAAACCCCGCTCCCCTGCAGCCATCCAATGGCAGTGTGCCCTTTAATGGGGCGGACAGCTGGGCTGCTCCATCTCAAATCGCTCCATCCTCCCCATCCACGCAGCCACCCCCACAGCAACAAGAAGATGCCTTTGAGGCCCAGTGGGCAGCCCTGGAGAGCCGCTCGCGCCAACGCACCACACCCTCCCCCACAAATCCATTCTCTACTGAGCTACAGAAAACCTTTGAGATCCAGCTCTGA
- the numb gene encoding protein numb homolog isoform X4, with translation MNKLRQSFRRKKDVYVPESSRPHQWQTDEEAVRTGKCSFAVKYLGHVEVEESRGMHICEDAVKRLKTDRKFFKGFFAKAGKKPVRAVLWVSADGLRVVDDKTKDLILDQTIEKVSFCAPDRNFERAFSYICRDGTTRRWICHCFMAIKDSGERLSHAVGCAFAACLERKQKREKECGVTATFDTNRTTFTREGSFRVTTATEAAEREEVMRQLQDAKKAETDTKVAGNSTASVTNSSVHQAASSPSPSSSPPLSVATLGPQAIPRRHAPAEALARQGSFRGFPALSQKTSPFKRQLSLRMNELPSTMQRKSDFPIKNTVPEVEGEGDSISSLCTQITSAFSGPPEDPFSSAPMPKPASSPQSPVAPGGDWATPTPVIVVPPTSSPAISSHKRTPSEADRWLEEVSKSVRAPQPNPIIAAALPPSQPFINPVPMPVASVPSVPPVAFVPSIPPAVPVVPPRQPAFHTQAPASHPMANGLPFPQPSVPVFGITPSQMVANVFGSAAQTQPFPAPVSTTPQHDGQPAGNISPFIKPPQSTMVNPAPLQPSNGSVPFNGADSWAAPSQIAPSSPSTQPPPQQQEDAFEAQWAALESRSRQRTTPSPTNPFSTELQKTFEIQL, from the exons ATGAATAAGCTTCGGCAGAGCTTCCGCCGGAAGAAAGACGTTTACGTGCCGGAGTCGAGTCGGCCGCACCAGTGGCAGACAGACGAAGAGGCGGTCCGCACCGGCAAATGCAGCTTTGCAGTCAAG TACCTGGGACATGTGGAGGTGGAGGAATCCAGAGGCATGCACATCTGTGAAGATGCAGTAAAGCGGTTGAAGACG GACAGGAAATTCTTCAAAGGATTCTTTGCAAAA GCTGGGAAAAAGCCAGTACGAGCTGTGTTGTGGGTGTCGGCAGATGGTCTTCGTGTTGTAGACGACAAAACAAAG gacctGATTCTGGACCAAACAATAGAGAAGGTGTCCTTCTGCGCTCCAGACAGGAACTTTGAGCGGGCATTCTCTTACATCTGCAGGGATGGCACCACACGACGCTGGATCTGCCACTGTTTTATGGCCATTAAAGACTCA GGAGAGCGTCTCAGCCATGCTGTGGGTTGTGCGTTCGCTGCTTGTCTCGAACGAAAACAGAAACGGGAAAAGGAGTGTGGGGTCACGGCAACCTTTGACACTAACAGAACCACTTTCACTCGCGAGGGCTCCTTTCGTGTTACTACAGCAACAGAGGCAGCAGAGCGGGAAGAAGTCATGAGGCAGCTACAAGATGCTAAAAAAG CGGAGACTGACACAAAGGTTGCTGGGAACTCGACCGCCAGTGTGACGAACTCGTCAGTCCACCAGGCGGCCAGCTCGCCGTCCCCTTCGTCGTCCCCGCCTCTGTCGGTGGCCACACTGGGACCTCAGGCGATACCCCGCAGACACGCACCGGCTGAGGCTCTTGCCAGGCAGGGCTCTTTCAGAGGCTTCCCGGCACTCAGTCAGAAGACATCTCCCTTCAAACGACAGCTGTCACTGCGCATGAATGAGCTGCCCTCCACCATGCAGCGCAAGTCTGACTTCCCCATCAAAAACACAG TCCCTGAGGTAGAAGGAGAAGGTGACAGCATCAGCTCGCTGTGTACCCAGATCACCTCGGCCTTCAGTGGACCGCCAGAGGATCCCTTCTCCTCAGCTCCGATGCCTAAACCGGCTTCATCCCCACAGTCTCCTGTAGCACCGG GAGGTGACTGGGCGACACCTACCCCGGTGATTGTAGTCCCCCCCACATCTTCTCCAGCCATTTCCTCCCACAAACGCACACCTTCAGAAGCAGACCGGTGGTTAGAAGAAGTCTCCAAATCTGTCCGAGCCCCGCAGCCCAATCCAATCATAGCTGCAGCCTTGCCTCCCTCCCAGCCGTTCATTAATCCTGTGCCGATGCCCGTGGCTTCTGTACCTTCTGTTCCCCCAGTGGCCTTCGTGCCCTCTATACCCCCTGCTGTGCCCGTGGTACCCCCTCGCCAGCCTGCCTTCCACACtcaggctccagcctcccacCCAATGGCTAATGGGCTGCCCTTTCCTCAGCCCAGTGTTCCTGTGTTTGGCATCACTCCTTCACAGATGGTGGCTAATGTGTTTGGCTCAGCCGCACAAACGCAGCCATTCCCCGCACCAGTCTCCACGACACCCCAGCACGATGGTCAGCCGGCCGGTAACATCAGCCCGTTCATCAAACCACCGCAGTCCACCATGGTAAACCCCGCTCCCCTGCAGCCATCCAATGGCAGTGTGCCCTTTAATGGGGCGGACAGCTGGGCTGCTCCATCTCAAATCGCTCCATCCTCCCCATCCACGCAGCCACCCCCACAGCAACAAGAAGATGCCTTTGAGGCCCAGTGGGCAGCCCTGGAGAGCCGCTCGCGCCAACGCACCACACCCTCCCCCACAAATCCATTCTCTACTGAGCTACAGAAAACCTTTGAGATCCAGCTCTGA
- the numb gene encoding protein numb homolog isoform X2 translates to MNKLRQSFRRKKDVYVPESSRPHQWQTDEEAVRTGKCSFAVKYLGHVEVEESRGMHICEDAVKRLKTDRKFFKGFFAKAGKKPVRAVLWVSADGLRVVDDKTKDLILDQTIEKVSFCAPDRNFERAFSYICRDGTTRRWICHCFMAIKDSGERLSHAVGCAFAACLERKQKREKECGVTATFDTNRTTFTREGSFRVTTATEAAEREEVMRQLQDAKKETDTKVAGNSTASVTNSSVHQAASSPSPSSSPPLSVATLGPQAIPRRHAPAEALARQGSFRGFPALSQKTSPFKRQLSLRMNELPSTMQRKSDFPIKNTVPEVEGEGDSISSLCTQITSAFSGPPEDPFSSAPMPKPASSPQSPVAPVNGTTPAFSAAATANPSVLPPALPTRETNPWAKSPAGATASAQTGGDWATPTPVIVVPPTSSPAISSHKRTPSEADRWLEEVSKSVRAPQPNPIIAAALPPSQPFINPVPMPVASVPSVPPVAFVPSIPPAVPVVPPRQPAFHTQAPASHPMANGLPFPQPSVPVFGITPSQMVANVFGSAAQTQPFPAPVSTTPQHDGQPAGNISPFIKPPQSTMVNPAPLQPSNGSVPFNGADSWAAPSQIAPSSPSTQPPPQQQEDAFEAQWAALESRSRQRTTPSPTNPFSTELQKTFEIQL, encoded by the exons ATGAATAAGCTTCGGCAGAGCTTCCGCCGGAAGAAAGACGTTTACGTGCCGGAGTCGAGTCGGCCGCACCAGTGGCAGACAGACGAAGAGGCGGTCCGCACCGGCAAATGCAGCTTTGCAGTCAAG TACCTGGGACATGTGGAGGTGGAGGAATCCAGAGGCATGCACATCTGTGAAGATGCAGTAAAGCGGTTGAAGACG GACAGGAAATTCTTCAAAGGATTCTTTGCAAAA GCTGGGAAAAAGCCAGTACGAGCTGTGTTGTGGGTGTCGGCAGATGGTCTTCGTGTTGTAGACGACAAAACAAAG gacctGATTCTGGACCAAACAATAGAGAAGGTGTCCTTCTGCGCTCCAGACAGGAACTTTGAGCGGGCATTCTCTTACATCTGCAGGGATGGCACCACACGACGCTGGATCTGCCACTGTTTTATGGCCATTAAAGACTCA GGAGAGCGTCTCAGCCATGCTGTGGGTTGTGCGTTCGCTGCTTGTCTCGAACGAAAACAGAAACGGGAAAAGGAGTGTGGGGTCACGGCAACCTTTGACACTAACAGAACCACTTTCACTCGCGAGGGCTCCTTTCGTGTTACTACAGCAACAGAGGCAGCAGAGCGGGAAGAAGTCATGAGGCAGCTACAAGATGCTAAAAAAG AGACTGACACAAAGGTTGCTGGGAACTCGACCGCCAGTGTGACGAACTCGTCAGTCCACCAGGCGGCCAGCTCGCCGTCCCCTTCGTCGTCCCCGCCTCTGTCGGTGGCCACACTGGGACCTCAGGCGATACCCCGCAGACACGCACCGGCTGAGGCTCTTGCCAGGCAGGGCTCTTTCAGAGGCTTCCCGGCACTCAGTCAGAAGACATCTCCCTTCAAACGACAGCTGTCACTGCGCATGAATGAGCTGCCCTCCACCATGCAGCGCAAGTCTGACTTCCCCATCAAAAACACAG TCCCTGAGGTAGAAGGAGAAGGTGACAGCATCAGCTCGCTGTGTACCCAGATCACCTCGGCCTTCAGTGGACCGCCAGAGGATCCCTTCTCCTCAGCTCCGATGCCTAAACCGGCTTCATCCCCACAGTCTCCTGTAGCACCGG TGAATGGCACAACTCCTGccttctctgctgctgctactgctaaCCCCTCAGTTCTACCCCCTGCTCTGCCCACTCGAGAAACTAACCCATGGGCCAAGAGCCCAGCAGGTGCAACAGCCTCGGCACAGACAG GAGGTGACTGGGCGACACCTACCCCGGTGATTGTAGTCCCCCCCACATCTTCTCCAGCCATTTCCTCCCACAAACGCACACCTTCAGAAGCAGACCGGTGGTTAGAAGAAGTCTCCAAATCTGTCCGAGCCCCGCAGCCCAATCCAATCATAGCTGCAGCCTTGCCTCCCTCCCAGCCGTTCATTAATCCTGTGCCGATGCCCGTGGCTTCTGTACCTTCTGTTCCCCCAGTGGCCTTCGTGCCCTCTATACCCCCTGCTGTGCCCGTGGTACCCCCTCGCCAGCCTGCCTTCCACACtcaggctccagcctcccacCCAATGGCTAATGGGCTGCCCTTTCCTCAGCCCAGTGTTCCTGTGTTTGGCATCACTCCTTCACAGATGGTGGCTAATGTGTTTGGCTCAGCCGCACAAACGCAGCCATTCCCCGCACCAGTCTCCACGACACCCCAGCACGATGGTCAGCCGGCCGGTAACATCAGCCCGTTCATCAAACCACCGCAGTCCACCATGGTAAACCCCGCTCCCCTGCAGCCATCCAATGGCAGTGTGCCCTTTAATGGGGCGGACAGCTGGGCTGCTCCATCTCAAATCGCTCCATCCTCCCCATCCACGCAGCCACCCCCACAGCAACAAGAAGATGCCTTTGAGGCCCAGTGGGCAGCCCTGGAGAGCCGCTCGCGCCAACGCACCACACCCTCCCCCACAAATCCATTCTCTACTGAGCTACAGAAAACCTTTGAGATCCAGCTCTGA
- the numb gene encoding protein numb homolog isoform X3: MNKLRQSFRRKKDVYVPESSRPHQWQTDEEAVRTGKCSFAVKYLGHVEVEESRGMHICEDAVKRLKTAGKKPVRAVLWVSADGLRVVDDKTKDLILDQTIEKVSFCAPDRNFERAFSYICRDGTTRRWICHCFMAIKDSGERLSHAVGCAFAACLERKQKREKECGVTATFDTNRTTFTREGSFRVTTATEAAEREEVMRQLQDAKKAETDTKVAGNSTASVTNSSVHQAASSPSPSSSPPLSVATLGPQAIPRRHAPAEALARQGSFRGFPALSQKTSPFKRQLSLRMNELPSTMQRKSDFPIKNTVPEVEGEGDSISSLCTQITSAFSGPPEDPFSSAPMPKPASSPQSPVAPVNGTTPAFSAAATANPSVLPPALPTRETNPWAKSPAGATASAQTGGDWATPTPVIVVPPTSSPAISSHKRTPSEADRWLEEVSKSVRAPQPNPIIAAALPPSQPFINPVPMPVASVPSVPPVAFVPSIPPAVPVVPPRQPAFHTQAPASHPMANGLPFPQPSVPVFGITPSQMVANVFGSAAQTQPFPAPVSTTPQHDGQPAGNISPFIKPPQSTMVNPAPLQPSNGSVPFNGADSWAAPSQIAPSSPSTQPPPQQQEDAFEAQWAALESRSRQRTTPSPTNPFSTELQKTFEIQL; the protein is encoded by the exons ATGAATAAGCTTCGGCAGAGCTTCCGCCGGAAGAAAGACGTTTACGTGCCGGAGTCGAGTCGGCCGCACCAGTGGCAGACAGACGAAGAGGCGGTCCGCACCGGCAAATGCAGCTTTGCAGTCAAG TACCTGGGACATGTGGAGGTGGAGGAATCCAGAGGCATGCACATCTGTGAAGATGCAGTAAAGCGGTTGAAGACG GCTGGGAAAAAGCCAGTACGAGCTGTGTTGTGGGTGTCGGCAGATGGTCTTCGTGTTGTAGACGACAAAACAAAG gacctGATTCTGGACCAAACAATAGAGAAGGTGTCCTTCTGCGCTCCAGACAGGAACTTTGAGCGGGCATTCTCTTACATCTGCAGGGATGGCACCACACGACGCTGGATCTGCCACTGTTTTATGGCCATTAAAGACTCA GGAGAGCGTCTCAGCCATGCTGTGGGTTGTGCGTTCGCTGCTTGTCTCGAACGAAAACAGAAACGGGAAAAGGAGTGTGGGGTCACGGCAACCTTTGACACTAACAGAACCACTTTCACTCGCGAGGGCTCCTTTCGTGTTACTACAGCAACAGAGGCAGCAGAGCGGGAAGAAGTCATGAGGCAGCTACAAGATGCTAAAAAAG CGGAGACTGACACAAAGGTTGCTGGGAACTCGACCGCCAGTGTGACGAACTCGTCAGTCCACCAGGCGGCCAGCTCGCCGTCCCCTTCGTCGTCCCCGCCTCTGTCGGTGGCCACACTGGGACCTCAGGCGATACCCCGCAGACACGCACCGGCTGAGGCTCTTGCCAGGCAGGGCTCTTTCAGAGGCTTCCCGGCACTCAGTCAGAAGACATCTCCCTTCAAACGACAGCTGTCACTGCGCATGAATGAGCTGCCCTCCACCATGCAGCGCAAGTCTGACTTCCCCATCAAAAACACAG TCCCTGAGGTAGAAGGAGAAGGTGACAGCATCAGCTCGCTGTGTACCCAGATCACCTCGGCCTTCAGTGGACCGCCAGAGGATCCCTTCTCCTCAGCTCCGATGCCTAAACCGGCTTCATCCCCACAGTCTCCTGTAGCACCGG TGAATGGCACAACTCCTGccttctctgctgctgctactgctaaCCCCTCAGTTCTACCCCCTGCTCTGCCCACTCGAGAAACTAACCCATGGGCCAAGAGCCCAGCAGGTGCAACAGCCTCGGCACAGACAG GAGGTGACTGGGCGACACCTACCCCGGTGATTGTAGTCCCCCCCACATCTTCTCCAGCCATTTCCTCCCACAAACGCACACCTTCAGAAGCAGACCGGTGGTTAGAAGAAGTCTCCAAATCTGTCCGAGCCCCGCAGCCCAATCCAATCATAGCTGCAGCCTTGCCTCCCTCCCAGCCGTTCATTAATCCTGTGCCGATGCCCGTGGCTTCTGTACCTTCTGTTCCCCCAGTGGCCTTCGTGCCCTCTATACCCCCTGCTGTGCCCGTGGTACCCCCTCGCCAGCCTGCCTTCCACACtcaggctccagcctcccacCCAATGGCTAATGGGCTGCCCTTTCCTCAGCCCAGTGTTCCTGTGTTTGGCATCACTCCTTCACAGATGGTGGCTAATGTGTTTGGCTCAGCCGCACAAACGCAGCCATTCCCCGCACCAGTCTCCACGACACCCCAGCACGATGGTCAGCCGGCCGGTAACATCAGCCCGTTCATCAAACCACCGCAGTCCACCATGGTAAACCCCGCTCCCCTGCAGCCATCCAATGGCAGTGTGCCCTTTAATGGGGCGGACAGCTGGGCTGCTCCATCTCAAATCGCTCCATCCTCCCCATCCACGCAGCCACCCCCACAGCAACAAGAAGATGCCTTTGAGGCCCAGTGGGCAGCCCTGGAGAGCCGCTCGCGCCAACGCACCACACCCTCCCCCACAAATCCATTCTCTACTGAGCTACAGAAAACCTTTGAGATCCAGCTCTGA